In Anguilla rostrata isolate EN2019 chromosome 1, ASM1855537v3, whole genome shotgun sequence, a genomic segment contains:
- the LOC135237877 gene encoding LOW QUALITY PROTEIN: potassium-transporting ATPase alpha chain 1-like (The sequence of the model RefSeq protein was modified relative to this genomic sequence to represent the inferred CDS: substituted 2 bases at 2 genomic stop codons): MSKQNSYDMFVEMDKVDGEVDVQIKKKKKMKKKERLEGMKREMDIDDHEITIEELEMKYTTSVTKGLTSAMAQQVLERDGPNELKPPKGTPEYVKFARQLAGGLQCLMWVAAVICFIAFGIQFAKGDLASEDNLYLAITLIAVVVVTGCFGYYQEFKSTNIIASFKNLVPQQALVIRDGQKNEINANMLVVGDLVEIKGGDRVPADIRIITGHGCKVDNSSLTGESEPQSRTPEYTHENPLETRNIAFFSTTCLEGVATGVVINTGDRTIIGRIASLASGVGNEKTPIAIEIEHFVDIIAGLAIFFGFTFFVVAMFIGYAFLEAMIFFMAIVVAYVPEGLLATVTVCLSLTAKRLARKNCVVKNLEAVETLGSTSTICSDKTGTLTQNRMTVAHLWFDNMIHAADTTEDQSGQSFDQSSDTWRSLARVAGLCNRAIFKPGQDTVPIPKRTVVGDASETALLKFTELTIGNIMDFRARFNKICEIPFNSTNKFQLSVHELEDPLDLRYLLVMKGAPERILERCSTILIKGQELPLDEQWREAFQTAYMDLGGLGERVLGFCHIYLNEKEYPRNYRFDTDEMNFPTSGLCFAGLISMIDPPRATVPDAVMKCRTAGIRVVMVTGDHPITARAIAANVGIISEGSETVEDIANRLRIPVEQVNKRDARACVINGGQLKDMTTEELDENLKSHPEMVFARTSPQQKLIIVESCQRLGQXRERVNDSPRXSDIGTQSADAASAADMILLDDNFASIVTGVEQGRLIFDNLKKSIAYTLTKNIPELTPYLIYITVSVPLPLGCITILFIELATDIFPSVSLAYEKAESDIMHLKPRNPRRDRLVNEALAVYSYFQIGAIQSFAGFTDYLTAMAQEGWYPLLCVGLRSQWEDTRLQDLQDSYGQEWTFSQRLYQEYTCYTVFFVSIEICQISDVLIRKTRRLSVFQQGFFRNKVLVTAIVFQLCLGNLLCYCPGMPNIFNFMPIRVQWWFIPVPYGILIFVYDEIRKLGVRRYPGSWWDQELYY; encoded by the exons ATGAGCAAGCAG aactCGTACGATATGTTTGTGGAGATGGACAAGGTGGATGGGGAGGTGGATGTCCAgatcaaaaaaaagaagaagatgaagaaaaaagagagactgGAAGGCATGAAGCGGGAGATGGACATT gacGACCATGAGATCACCATAGAAGAGCTCGAGATGAAATACACCACCAGCGTCACCAAG GGCCTGACTTCCGCGATGGCCCAGCAGGTCCTGGAACGGGACGGCCCGAACGAACTGAAACCCCCCAAGGGGACCCCCGAGTACGTCAAGTTCGCCCGGCAGCTGGCGggggggctgcagtgcctgATGTGGGTCGCCGCCGTCATCTGCTTCATCGCCTTCGGCATCCAATTCGCCAAGGGTGACCTGGCCAGCGAAGACAAC ctgTACCTGGCTATCACACTGATCGCTGTGGTGGTCGTGACTGGTTGTTTCGGTTACTACCAGGAGTTTAAAAGCACCAACATCATCGCCAGCTTCAAAAATCTTGTACCACAG caAGCCCTGGTGATCAGAGACGGTCAGAAGAACGAGATCAACGCCAACATGCTGGTGGTGGGCGACCTGGTGGAGATCAAGGGCGGAGACAGAGTGCCCGCCGACATCCGCATCATCACTGGCCACGGCTGCAAG GTGGATAACTCCTCGCTGACCGGGGAGTCCGAGCCCCAGAGCAGGACTCCGGAGTACACCCATGAGAACCCGCTGGAGACGCGAAACATCGCCTTCTTCTCCACCACCTGCCTGGAGG ggGTGGCCACGGGCGTGGTCATCAACACGGGCGACCGCACCATCATCGGCCGCATCGCCAGCCTGGCGTCCGGCGTGGGCAACGAGAAGACGCCCATCGCCATCGAGATCGAGCACTTCGTGGACATCATCGCCGGCCTGGCCATCTTCTTCGGCTTCACCTTCTTCGTGGTGGCCATGTTCATCGGCTACGCCTTCCTGGAGGCCATGATCTTCTTCATGGCCATCGTGGTGGCCTACGTGCCCGAGGGGCTGCTGGCCACCGTCACC gtgtgtctgtctctgacgGCCAAGCGCTTGGCCAGGAAGAACTGCGTGGTGAAGAACCTGGAGGCGGTGGAGACCCTGGGCTCCACCTCCACCATCTGCTCCGACAAGACCGGCACCCTGACCCAGAACCGCATGACCGTGGCCCACCTGTGGTTCGACAACATGATCCACGCGGCTGACACCACAGAGGACCAGTCCG GGCAGAGCTTCGACCAGTCATCGGACACGTGGCGATCGCTGGCTCGAGTGGCGGGGCTCTGTAACAGGGCCATCTTCAAACCCGGCCAGGACACCGTGCCCATCCCCAAG AGAACAGTGGTGGGGGACGCCTCAGAGACAGCGCTGCTCAAATTCACGGAGCTCACCATCGGCAACATCATGGACTTCAGAGCCAGGTTCAACAAGATCTGCGAGATCCCCTTCAACTCCACCAACAAGTTCCAG CTGTCAGTGCATGAGCTGGAGGACCCTCTGGACCTGCGCTACCTGCTGGTGATGAAGGGGGCGCCAGAGAGAATCCTGGAGCGGTGTTCCACCATTCTGATCAAGGGCCAGGAGCTTCCCCTGGACGAGCAGTGGAGGGAGGCCTTCCAGACGGCCTACATGGACCTGGGTGGCCTGGGGGAGAGAGTTCTAG gTTTCTGCCACATCTACCTGAACGAGAAGGAGTACCCGCGGAACTACCGCTTCGACACCGACGAGATGAACTTCCCCACGTCGGGCCTGTGCTTCGCCGGGCTCATCTCCATGATCGACCCGCCGCGCGCCACCGTGCCCGACGCCGTCATGAAGTGCCGCACGGCTGGCATCCGG GTTGTCATGGTGACAGGAGACCACCCGATCACAGCGAGGGCCATCGCGGCGAACGTGGGCATCATCTCGGAGGGGAGCGAGACGGTGGAGGACATCGCTAACAGGCTGCGCATCCCGGTGGAGCAGGTCAACAAGAG GGACGCGCGTGCCTGTGTGATCAACGGGGGGCAGCTGAAGGACATGACCACCGAGGAGCTGGACGAGAACCTGAAGAGCCACCCGGAGATGGTGTTCGCCCGAACCTCGCCCCAGCAGAAGCTGATCATCGTGGAGAGCTGCCAGCGGCTG GGGCAGTGACGGGAGCGGGTGAACGACTCGCCGCGCTGAAGCGACATCGGCACGCAGAGCGCTGACGCTGCAAGCGCCGCCGACATGATCCTGCTGGACGACAACTTCGCCTCCATCGTGACTGGCGTGGagcagg GCCGTCTGATCTTTGACAACTTGAAGAAGTCCATTGCGTACACGCTGACCAAGAACATCCCCGAGCTCACTCCCTACCTCATTTACATCACCGTCAGCGTGCCTCTTCCTCTGGGCTGCATCACCATCCTCTTCATCGAGCTGGCTACTGACATT TTCCCCTCCGTGTCTCTGGCCTATGAGAAGGCAGAGAGTGACATCATGCACCTGAAGCCCAGGAACCCGCGGAGGGACAGGCTGGTGAACGAGGCGCTGGCGGTCTACTCCTACTTCCAGATCG GAGCGATCCAGTCCTTCGCAGGCTTCACAGACTACCTCACAGCCATGGCCCAGGAGGGCTGGTACCCTCTTCTGTGTGTGGGGCTCCGGTCTCAGTGGGAGGACACTCGCCTGCAGGACCTGCAGGACAGCTATGGACAGGAGTGG ACCTTCAGCCAGCGCCTGTACCAGGAGTACACCTGCTACACCGTCTTCTTCGTCAGTATCGAGATCTGCCAGATCTCTGACGTCCTGATCCGTAAAACCCGTCGTCTGTCTGTGTTCCAGCAGGGCTTCTTCAG GAATAAGGTCCTGGTGACGGCCATTGTCTTCCAGCTGTGCCTGGGTAACCTGCTGTGCTACTGCCCGGGCATGCCCAACATATTCAACTTCATGCCAATCCG AGTGCAATGGTGGTTTATCCCGGTGCCTTATGGAATTCTAATCTTCGTCTACGATGAGATCAGGAAATTGGGGGTCAGAAGATACCCTGGGA GCTGGTGGGACCAGGAGTTGTATTACTGA